A region from the uncultured Draconibacterium sp. genome encodes:
- the rho gene encoding transcription termination factor Rho yields MYDILELNKKLVPELKEIAKELKIKRVESYKKQDLIYKILDTQAVLEAEKKGQKNTPKKEEKGVLGIRKKQAEQSDQGNDEPRRSKRPRQRVETVKREKVGSGPKKKQADKKEDNVQSRQEQIKAIIKGFNREKTDDKQQQAAPQPAPQAEEKKAVQNQEAEKPNREQKVAPATNQPKEKEQQQQQPQQQRPVQQKSQQRQHGGHKDDRPRQQNRNQNQQQNQQNQQQGNRQKNRQFEFEGIINNTGVLEILQDGYGFLRSSDYNYLNSPDDIYVSQSQIKLFGLKTGDTVKGTVRPPKEGEKYFPLIKVLEINGRSPEYIRDRVPFDHLTPLFPDEKFNLTGNGHDNISTRIVDMFAPIGKGQRGLIVAQPKTGKTVLLKEIANAIAANHPEVYMIVLLIDERPEEVTDMARSVHAEVIASTFDEPADKHVKVANIVLDKAKRLTECGHDVVILLDSITRLARAYNTVQPASGKVLSGGVDANALHKPKRFFGAARNIEEGGSLTILATALTETGSKMDEVIFEEFKGTGNMELQLDRKLSNKRIFPSVDIPTSSTRREDLLFSKDILDKLWILRNYLGDMNSLEAMEFMKTRLMRTSGIEEFLTSMNDG; encoded by the coding sequence ATGTACGATATTTTAGAATTGAACAAGAAACTTGTTCCTGAATTAAAAGAGATCGCTAAAGAGCTCAAAATTAAACGTGTAGAATCCTACAAGAAACAGGATCTTATATATAAAATACTGGACACTCAGGCCGTTTTAGAGGCAGAGAAAAAAGGACAAAAGAATACTCCCAAAAAGGAAGAAAAAGGTGTTTTAGGTATTCGAAAAAAACAAGCCGAACAAAGCGATCAAGGCAACGATGAGCCACGCCGTTCGAAAAGACCTCGTCAACGGGTTGAAACGGTAAAACGCGAAAAAGTTGGCTCGGGTCCGAAGAAAAAACAAGCCGATAAAAAAGAAGATAATGTTCAGTCGCGTCAGGAGCAGATTAAAGCTATAATTAAAGGTTTTAACCGCGAAAAAACAGATGACAAACAGCAACAGGCAGCCCCTCAGCCGGCTCCTCAAGCTGAAGAAAAGAAAGCTGTTCAGAACCAGGAAGCCGAAAAACCAAACCGTGAGCAAAAAGTTGCACCAGCCACAAATCAACCCAAAGAAAAAGAACAACAGCAACAGCAACCACAACAACAACGACCTGTGCAGCAAAAGAGCCAGCAAAGACAACACGGCGGGCATAAAGATGACAGGCCACGTCAGCAAAACAGGAATCAAAACCAACAACAAAATCAGCAAAACCAGCAGCAAGGTAATCGCCAGAAAAACCGCCAATTTGAGTTTGAGGGAATTATAAACAACACCGGTGTGCTGGAAATTTTACAAGATGGTTACGGATTTCTTCGCTCTTCAGATTACAACTACCTGAATTCGCCAGATGATATTTATGTTTCGCAATCGCAAATAAAGCTTTTTGGGTTAAAAACCGGCGACACCGTTAAAGGAACTGTTCGTCCGCCCAAAGAAGGTGAAAAATATTTCCCCTTAATTAAAGTACTTGAAATTAATGGCCGCAGCCCGGAGTACATCCGTGATCGCGTACCATTTGATCATTTAACACCATTGTTCCCTGACGAGAAATTCAACCTAACGGGAAATGGCCACGACAATATTTCAACGCGGATTGTTGATATGTTTGCGCCAATTGGTAAAGGGCAACGTGGTTTAATTGTTGCCCAACCTAAAACCGGTAAAACGGTATTACTTAAAGAAATAGCTAACGCCATAGCTGCCAATCATCCGGAAGTATACATGATTGTGCTACTTATTGATGAACGCCCGGAAGAAGTAACAGATATGGCCAGAAGTGTACATGCCGAAGTAATTGCGTCAACGTTTGACGAACCCGCCGATAAACACGTAAAAGTGGCCAACATTGTACTCGATAAAGCAAAACGACTCACAGAATGTGGACACGATGTGGTAATCCTGCTGGATTCAATTACTCGTCTGGCACGCGCATACAATACAGTGCAGCCGGCATCGGGTAAGGTGCTTTCGGGTGGTGTTGATGCCAATGCTCTGCACAAACCAAAACGTTTCTTTGGTGCGGCCCGTAACATTGAAGAAGGTGGATCTTTAACTATTCTGGCAACGGCACTTACTGAGACCGGTTCAAAAATGGATGAAGTGATTTTTGAAGAATTTAAGGGTACCGGTAACATGGAATTACAACTCGACCGCAAACTGTCGAACAAACGTATTTTCCCATCTGTGGATATTCCTACATCAAGTACTCGACGCGAAGACTTGCTGTTCTCAAAAGATATTCTCGACAAACTGTGGATATTGCGTAATTACCTGGGGGATATGAATTCGTTGGAAGCAATGGAATTCATGAAAACAAGGCTGATGCGTACTTCGGGGATCGAAGAATTCCTTACATCGATGAACGATGGTTAA
- a CDS encoding class I SAM-dependent methyltransferase — MNNFWDERYSSTEYAYGIEPNEYYKQNILELPPGKALFPAEGEGRNAVFAAKLGWDVTAFDPSIKGNKKANRLASEHNVSINYIISDYQNVSFEQDYFDCLCLTFAHMPGKMRENVHRKLASFLKPGGSIILEAFSKEQISKNTGGPRDIDFLFSKKELKSDFANFSSLSITETETQLNEGAFHQGISSVIRLVGIK; from the coding sequence ATGAATAACTTTTGGGATGAACGTTATAGCAGTACGGAGTATGCCTATGGAATAGAGCCTAACGAATATTACAAACAAAATATACTAGAATTACCCCCCGGAAAGGCGCTGTTTCCTGCTGAAGGAGAAGGCCGAAATGCTGTTTTTGCTGCTAAACTGGGTTGGGATGTAACCGCTTTTGATCCGAGTATAAAAGGAAATAAGAAAGCAAACCGACTTGCAAGTGAACATAATGTTTCAATCAACTATATTATCAGCGACTATCAAAATGTTTCGTTTGAGCAAGACTATTTCGACTGTTTGTGTTTGACATTTGCACACATGCCAGGAAAGATGAGAGAAAATGTGCACCGGAAATTAGCCTCTTTTCTGAAACCAGGCGGTTCAATTATATTAGAAGCCTTCTCAAAAGAACAAATTAGTAAAAACACAGGTGGCCCAAGAGATATAGACTTTCTATTCAGCAAAAAGGAGTTAAAAAGTGATTTTGCGAATTTTTCATCTTTGTCGATTACTGAAACCGAAACCCAACTCAACGAAGGTGCCTTTCATCAAGGCATTTCATCTGTAATCCGCCTTGTTGGAATTAAATAA